Part of the Streptomyces europaeiscabiei genome is shown below.
AAGGTCTGCTCGATGACCGGGTCGTCGTCGTAGACGAAGTACCCGGGGTTCGGCGAACCGATCATGTCGAAGTTGAGGTACCCGCTGATGCGGGCCCGGTTCGCGGTGGACAGGTTGTTGACGTAGAAGCGGGAGCCGACGAGGCCCAGCTCCTCCGCGCCCCACCAGGCGAACCGCAGGTGCTTCGTGGGCTGGTAGTTCGTGCGGGACACGGTCAGAGCCGCCTCCAGCACCGCGGCCGAGCCCGAGCCGTTGTCGTTGATGCCGGCACCTGTGGTGACACTGTCCAGGTGTGAACCGGCCATGACAACCTGGTTGGTGTCGCCGCCGGGCCAGTCCGCGATCAGGTTGTAGCCGGTGCGGCCGCCGGACGTGAAGGACTGCGTGGTGGTGACGAAGCCGGCCGCGTCGAGCTTGCCCTTCACGTAGTTCAGTGACGCGAGGTAGCCGGCGCGGCCGTGGGCTCTGTTGCCGCCGTTGGCCGCGGCGATGGACTGGAACTGGGTCAGGTGGGCCTTGACGTTGGCCACGGGGAGGTCGGGCGCGGCGGCGATCGCCATGTCGGGGGCGGGGGCCGCCCCGGCTATGGACCCGGTGGTGAGCAGCGTGGCCACCGCGACGGCGGCGGCGAGGGCGGTGCGTCCCGTGGCTGGAACAGAGAGCTTCATAGTGGGGGGCTCCGAATTCCATGGGGCCGCCGTGGACGACACTGTTGATGTGTCCATGGCTAACCCGGTGAATGAGGTGCCTGGATGGTGCGGGCGGGACTGACTCTCCGTCAAGGGTGCTATTTGGCCAGCGGGGTTCGCGCCTCAGTGGCTTCGGCGGCGATGGTCAGCTCCTCCAGCCGCCTGCGCGCGCCCCGTGCCGTCCGCAGCGCGTCCCAGGTCAGCAGCGACAGCGCCAGCCACACCAGCGCGAAGCCCGCCCACCGCTCGGGCGGCATGGCCTCGCCGAAGTACCAGACACCCAGCAGGAACTGGAACACCGGCGCCAGGTACTGCAGCAGTCCCAGCGTGGACAGCGGCACCCGGATCGCGGCCGCCCCGAAGCAGACCAGCGGCAGCGCGGTCACCAGTCCGGTCGCGGCGAGGAGCAGGGCGTGCACCGTCCCCTCCGGGCCGAAGGTGGCGTCCCCCCGTGACCCCAGCCACAGCAGATAGGCCAGCGCGGGCAGGAACTGGATCGCGGTCTCCGCGGCGAGCGACTCGACGCCGCCCAGGTTGACCTTCTTCTTCACGAGCCCGTACGTGGCGAAGGAGAAGGCGAGGCAGAGAGAGATCCACGGCGGCCGCCCGTAACCGATCGTGAGGACGAGGACGGCCGCGAAGCCGATGCCGACCGCCGTCCACTGGACGGGTCGCAGCCGTTCCTTCAGCAGCAGGACGCCGATGGCGATGGTGACGAGCGGGTTGATGAAGTACCCGAGGGAGGCCTCGACCACCTGGTGGGCGTTGACGGCCCAGATGTACACGCCCCAGTTGACG
Proteins encoded:
- a CDS encoding M28 family metallopeptidase, with translation MKLSVPATGRTALAAAVAVATLLTTGSIAGAAPAPDMAIAAAPDLPVANVKAHLTQFQSIAAANGGNRAHGRAGYLASLNYVKGKLDAAGFVTTTQSFTSGGRTGYNLIADWPGGDTNQVVMAGSHLDSVTTGAGINDNGSGSAAVLEAALTVSRTNYQPTKHLRFAWWGAEELGLVGSRFYVNNLSTANRARISGYLNFDMIGSPNPGYFVYDDDPVIEQTFKDYFTGIGVPTEIETEGDGRSDHAPFKSAGVPVGGLFTGASHAKTAAQVTKWGGTSGQAFDRCYHSSCDNTSNINDTALDRNSDALAYAVWELSE
- the rarD gene encoding EamA family transporter RarD — encoded protein: MAAQSRGEHRTGLLNGFAAYGMWGIVPLFWPLLKPSGALEILAHRMVWSLAVVGVALLVLRRWSWAGELLRQPRRLALVAVAATVITVNWGVYIWAVNAHQVVEASLGYFINPLVTIAIGVLLLKERLRPVQWTAVGIGFAAVLVLTIGYGRPPWISLCLAFSFATYGLVKKKVNLGGVESLAAETAIQFLPALAYLLWLGSRGDATFGPEGTVHALLLAATGLVTALPLVCFGAAAIRVPLSTLGLLQYLAPVFQFLLGVWYFGEAMPPERWAGFALVWLALSLLTWDALRTARGARRRLEELTIAAEATEARTPLAK